Proteins encoded by one window of Glycine soja cultivar W05 chromosome 15, ASM419377v2, whole genome shotgun sequence:
- the LOC114388517 gene encoding calmodulin-binding receptor kinase CaMRLK-like, with amino-acid sequence MKPFCTFFILLSLLVILVESSCKNEDQEMVSKAFQSVSGFNSSWFETGSNCSNAEIKGINLSSKNLSGNISWKYLRNISKLKVLDLSGNFLQGQVPNWFWRSSTLLVVNLSSNRFGGSINPTSQNGSFSSLQNLNLSHNRFTNRLHLSGFSNLESLDLSHNNLGTLPSGFQNLTNLHHLDLSNCNIKGNVKPISSLTTLSFLDLSNNTLNGSFPSDFPPLNNIKFLNVSHNNLKASTTLDRFKKFGKSAFIHAGHNFNYYNESKTPKLDSNSTPQHQQPHHIHAKKKRSKEKQKSKHKTRTMIVASSCASALVVVSLCMCLVWCCRRRRQLAKRSKWAISKPAPLSIKMMEKSGPFAFETESGTSWVADLKEPSSAPVVVFEKPLMNLTFVDLLAGTSHFGKDSLLAEGRCGPVYRAVLPGDIHVAIKVLENARDVHDDDAVALFVDLSQLKHPNLLPLSGYCIAGKEKLVLYEFMSNGDLGRWLQELPTGETNVEDWSGDTWDIIQNGAASRASPPEKMGWLVRHRIAVGVARGLAFLHHAGSRPVVHGHLVTSNVLLGDDFEPRIADFGFRKFGRESATANCSTETDVYCFGVVLMELLTGRAGTAETVVWVRKAVREGHAVRALDERLKLGGGSGDSESEMVESLRVAYLCTAESPGKRPTMQQVLGLLKDIHPSHALD; translated from the exons ATGAAGCCCTTTTGcacattcttcattcttctttcgCTGCTTGTTATTCTCGTTGAATCTTCATGCAAAAACGAAGACCAGGAGATGGTGTCCAAGGCCTTCCAATCTGTGTCTGGATTCAACTCTTCCTGGTTCGAAACAGGTTCCAACTGTTCAAATGCTGAGATTAAAGGGATAAATCTTTCGTCCAAGAACCTAAGTGGGAACATCTCGTGGAAGTATCTGAGGAACATATCCAAGTTGAAGGTTCTAGATCTGTCTGGGAATTTTCTACAAGGCCAGGTCCCAAACTGGTTCTGGAGAAGCTCAACCTTATTGGTAGTGAACCTTTCCAGCAACAGGTTCGGAGGGAGCATTAACCCCACTTCCCAAAACGGTTCATTTTCATCACTGCAAAATCTCAATCTCTCACACAACAGGTTCACCAACCGGCTTCACCTCTCTGgtttctcaaaccttgaaagcCTCGACCTTTCGCACAACAACCTCGGAACCTTGCCCTCCGGGTTCCAAAACCTCACCAATCTACACCACCTCGATCTCTCCAACTGCAACATCAAAGGAAACGTAAAACCCATCTCCTCCCTCACCACACTCTCCTTCTTGGATTTATCAAATAACACGTTGAACGGTAGTTTCCCCTCTGATTTCCCTCCCCTGAACAACATCAAATTCTTGAACGTCTCCCACAACAACCTCAAAGCCTCCACCACCTTAGATAGGTTCAAAAAGTTCGGCAAATCAGCGTTTATCCACGCCGGGCACAACTTCAACTACTACAACGAATCCAAAACGCCAAAACTCGATTCAAATTCAACCCCACAGCACCAACAGCCCCACCACATTCACGCGAAGAAGAAGCGgtcaaaagaaaaacagaagTCAAAACACAAAACCAGAACCATGATTGTGGCCTCGTCCTGTGCCTCGGCACTTGTCGTTGTCTCGTTGTGCATGTGCTTGGTGTGGTGTTGCAGAAGGAGGAGGCAATTGGCGAAGAGGAGCAAGTGGGCGATCTCGAAGCCGGCCCCACTCAGCATCAAGATGATGGAGAAATCTGGACCGTTCGCGTTCGAGACCGAGTCAGGGACATCATGGGTCGCTGACCTCAAAGAACCATCTTCCGCACCCGTGGTCGTGTTCGAGAAGCCACTCATGAACCTCACCTTCGTCGACCTTCTCGCTGGCACGTCACACTTCGGCAAAGACTCCCTTCTCGCTGAGGGCAGGTGTGGGCCCGTTTATCGCGCTGTCTTACCCGGAGACATCCACGTGGCAATCAAAGTCCTCGAAAACGCCAGAGACGTCCATGATGATGACGCTGTCGCTCTCTTCGTTGACCTCTCCCAACTCAAACACCCCAATCTCTTGCCCCTCTCCGGTTACTGTATTGCAG GTAAGGAGAAGCTGGTGTTGTATGAGTTTATGTCGAACGGGGATTTGGGTAGGTGGTTGCAGGAGCTACCAACGGGGGAGACTAACGTGGAGGATTGGAGTGGTGACACGTGGGACATTATTCAAAACGGCGCCGCTTCTCGAGCCTCGCCCCCCGAAAAGATGGGGTGGTTAGTACGGCACCGAATTGCGGTGGGTGTGGCGCGTGGATTAGCGTTTCTGCACCACGCGGGGTCAAGGCCCGTCGTGCACGGACACCTCGTGACGTCCAACGTGCTTCTCGGCGACGACTTCGAGCCGCGAATTGCGGATTTCGGGTTTCGGAAGTTCGGGCGAGAAAGCGCGACGGCGAATTGTTCAACCGAGACGGACGTTTACTGTTTCGGGGTGGTGCTGATGGAGCTGCTGACGGGGAGGGCCGGCACGGCGGAGACGGTGGTTTGGGTGCGGAAGGCGGTGAGGGAGGGTCACGCGGTGAGGGCATTGGACGAGAGGCTCAAACTCGGCGGTGGAAGCGGCGACTCGGAGAGTGAGATGGTGGAGAGCCTCCGAGTCGCGTATTTGTGCACAGCCGAGTCGCCGGGGAAGAGGCCCACCATGCAGCAAGTGTTGGGCCTTCTCAAAGATATTCACCCGAGTCATGCACTCGACTGA
- the LOC114388518 gene encoding O-fucosyltransferase 8-like isoform X2, translating into MGKQGSHKSLRPEFQGWHSKTLLLHGLKSDSSKCSYCRGLNVGKKHIRAIVVMFGLLGCLFLLDSLVISYFEFTNLQPSAASNSSSVFQKEFKQESSNLWVEPFRQASLWKPCAERKVQTNPRKPVQNNGYILVSANGGLNQQRVATCNAVAVASLLNATLVIPKFLYSNVWKDPSQFGDIYQEEYFMNILKDDIKLEKELPPHMKSLDVEAIGSQITDADLGKEATPANYIKVVLPLLLKNGVVHFLGYGNRLGFDPMPSDIQRLRCKCNFHALKFVPKIQQIGSLLIQRIRKYGARHSMLDTQLLGKFIHNNEYHEAKRGSEKYLALHLRFEIDMVAYSLCEFGGGEEERKELQAYRERHFPLFLERLKKNSTSISPKHLRKLGRCPLTPEEAALVLAGLGFKRETYIYLAGSHIYGGNSRMEPFTSLYPNVITKETLLTYNELEPFRNFSSQLAALDFITCASADVFAMTDSGSQLSSLVSGFRTYYGGHHAPTLRPNKTRLAAILRENDTIRWNRFEVRVKKMILEAQKAGIRSYGRSIYRNPRCPECMSKHH; encoded by the exons ATGGGGAAACAAGGGTCACATAAAAGTCTGCGTCCAGAGTTTCAGGGTTGGCATTCCAAAACTTTGTTGCTTCATGGGCTGAAAAGTGATTCTTCAAAATGCAGTTATTGTAGGGGGCTCAATGTAGGGAAAAAGCACATCAGGGCCATTGTTGTCATGTTTGGATTGTTGGGTTGCCTGTTCCTTCTTGACTCTCTTGTCATCTCTTATTTTGAGTTTACAAATCTTCAACCCAGTGCAGCCTCAAATAGTTCAAGTGTGTTTCAG AAGGAGTTCAAGCAAGAGTCATCCAATTTATGGGTGGAACCATTTCGGCAGGCATCTTTATGGAAACCTTGTGCAGAAAGAAAAGTTCAAACCAATCCCA GGAAGCCTGTACAAAATAATGGCTACATCTTAGTCAGTGCAAATGGAGGTCTTAATCAACAACGAGTTGCT ACTTGCAATGCTGTTGCTGTGGCATCTCTCCTTAATGCAACCCTAGTTATTCCAAAATTTCTTTACAGCAACGTGTGGAAGGATCCAAG CCAGTTTGGTGACATATACCAGGAGGAGTATTTCATGAATATCTTGAAGGATGACATCAAGCTTGAGAAGGAACTTCCACCTCATATGAAATCTCTGGATGTAGAAGCGATTGGTAGCCAG ATTACAGATGCAGATCTTGGCAAGGAGGCCACACCTGCTAACTATATTAAAGTTGTGCTTCCTCTTCTTTTGAAAAATGGAGTTGTTCACTTCCTGGGATACGGAAATCGACTTGGTTTTGATCCAATGCCTTCTGATATTCAG AGGTTAAGATGCAAATGTAATTTCCATGCTTTGAAGTTCGTGCCAAAAATTCAACAAATTGGCTCGTTATTGATCCAAAGGATTAGAAAATATGGTGCTCGACACAGCATGTTAGACACTCAATTGCTGGGGAAGTTCATCCACAACAATGAATATCATGAAGCTAAAAGGGGCTCAGAAAAATATCTTGCTTTGCACTTGAGGTTTGAAATAGATATGGTGGCCTATTCCTTATGTGAATTTGGAGGTGGAGAAGAGGAGAGAAAGGAACTACAAGCTTATAGAGAACGCCATTTTCCTCTGTTTCTTGAGCGCTTGAAGAAGAATTCAAC CTCTATTTCTCCAAAGCATTTGAGAAAATTAGGAAGATGTCCGTTGACACCAGAAGAAGCAGCACTTGTTCTAGCAGGTCTTGGTTTTAAACGGGAAACTTACATTTACTTGGCTGGTTCTCATATTTATGGGGGAAACTCAAGAATGGAACCCTTTACCAGCCTCTATCCCAATGTGATCACAAAGGAAACCCTGCTTACATACAATGAACTGGAACCTTTCAGGAATTTTTCTTCTCAG TTGGCTGCTTTGGATTTCATTACATGTGCAAGTGCTGATGTATTTGCTATGACTGACTCTGGTAGCCAACTTTCATCATTGGTATCTGGATTCAGAACCTACTATGGTGGCCATCACGCTCCTACATTGCGGCCAAACAAGACAAGGCTAGCCGCAATTTTGAGGGAGAATGACACCATAAGATGGAACAGGTTTGAAGTCAGAGTAAAGAAGATGATTCTTGAAGCTCAGAAGGCTGGCATTAGGAGTTATGGCCGAAGCATTTATAGAAATCCCAGGTGCCCTGAGTGTATGAGCAAACACCATTAG
- the LOC114388518 gene encoding O-fucosyltransferase 8-like isoform X1 — protein sequence MGKQGSHKSLRPEFQGWHSKTLLLHGLKSDSSKCSYCRGLNVGKKHIRAIVVMFGLLGCLFLLDSLVISYFEFTNLQPSAASNSSSVFQGRDSYIYSKQSPVYMYERLLNLASSALAEKEFKQESSNLWVEPFRQASLWKPCAERKVQTNPRKPVQNNGYILVSANGGLNQQRVATCNAVAVASLLNATLVIPKFLYSNVWKDPSQFGDIYQEEYFMNILKDDIKLEKELPPHMKSLDVEAIGSQITDADLGKEATPANYIKVVLPLLLKNGVVHFLGYGNRLGFDPMPSDIQRLRCKCNFHALKFVPKIQQIGSLLIQRIRKYGARHSMLDTQLLGKFIHNNEYHEAKRGSEKYLALHLRFEIDMVAYSLCEFGGGEEERKELQAYRERHFPLFLERLKKNSTSISPKHLRKLGRCPLTPEEAALVLAGLGFKRETYIYLAGSHIYGGNSRMEPFTSLYPNVITKETLLTYNELEPFRNFSSQLAALDFITCASADVFAMTDSGSQLSSLVSGFRTYYGGHHAPTLRPNKTRLAAILRENDTIRWNRFEVRVKKMILEAQKAGIRSYGRSIYRNPRCPECMSKHH from the exons ATGGGGAAACAAGGGTCACATAAAAGTCTGCGTCCAGAGTTTCAGGGTTGGCATTCCAAAACTTTGTTGCTTCATGGGCTGAAAAGTGATTCTTCAAAATGCAGTTATTGTAGGGGGCTCAATGTAGGGAAAAAGCACATCAGGGCCATTGTTGTCATGTTTGGATTGTTGGGTTGCCTGTTCCTTCTTGACTCTCTTGTCATCTCTTATTTTGAGTTTACAAATCTTCAACCCAGTGCAGCCTCAAATAGTTCAAGTGTGTTTCAG GGTAGAGATTCCTACATCTACAGCAAACAATCGCCAGTATATATGTATGAACGGCTTCTAAACTTGGCTTCCAGTGCTCTTGCAGAG AAGGAGTTCAAGCAAGAGTCATCCAATTTATGGGTGGAACCATTTCGGCAGGCATCTTTATGGAAACCTTGTGCAGAAAGAAAAGTTCAAACCAATCCCA GGAAGCCTGTACAAAATAATGGCTACATCTTAGTCAGTGCAAATGGAGGTCTTAATCAACAACGAGTTGCT ACTTGCAATGCTGTTGCTGTGGCATCTCTCCTTAATGCAACCCTAGTTATTCCAAAATTTCTTTACAGCAACGTGTGGAAGGATCCAAG CCAGTTTGGTGACATATACCAGGAGGAGTATTTCATGAATATCTTGAAGGATGACATCAAGCTTGAGAAGGAACTTCCACCTCATATGAAATCTCTGGATGTAGAAGCGATTGGTAGCCAG ATTACAGATGCAGATCTTGGCAAGGAGGCCACACCTGCTAACTATATTAAAGTTGTGCTTCCTCTTCTTTTGAAAAATGGAGTTGTTCACTTCCTGGGATACGGAAATCGACTTGGTTTTGATCCAATGCCTTCTGATATTCAG AGGTTAAGATGCAAATGTAATTTCCATGCTTTGAAGTTCGTGCCAAAAATTCAACAAATTGGCTCGTTATTGATCCAAAGGATTAGAAAATATGGTGCTCGACACAGCATGTTAGACACTCAATTGCTGGGGAAGTTCATCCACAACAATGAATATCATGAAGCTAAAAGGGGCTCAGAAAAATATCTTGCTTTGCACTTGAGGTTTGAAATAGATATGGTGGCCTATTCCTTATGTGAATTTGGAGGTGGAGAAGAGGAGAGAAAGGAACTACAAGCTTATAGAGAACGCCATTTTCCTCTGTTTCTTGAGCGCTTGAAGAAGAATTCAAC CTCTATTTCTCCAAAGCATTTGAGAAAATTAGGAAGATGTCCGTTGACACCAGAAGAAGCAGCACTTGTTCTAGCAGGTCTTGGTTTTAAACGGGAAACTTACATTTACTTGGCTGGTTCTCATATTTATGGGGGAAACTCAAGAATGGAACCCTTTACCAGCCTCTATCCCAATGTGATCACAAAGGAAACCCTGCTTACATACAATGAACTGGAACCTTTCAGGAATTTTTCTTCTCAG TTGGCTGCTTTGGATTTCATTACATGTGCAAGTGCTGATGTATTTGCTATGACTGACTCTGGTAGCCAACTTTCATCATTGGTATCTGGATTCAGAACCTACTATGGTGGCCATCACGCTCCTACATTGCGGCCAAACAAGACAAGGCTAGCCGCAATTTTGAGGGAGAATGACACCATAAGATGGAACAGGTTTGAAGTCAGAGTAAAGAAGATGATTCTTGAAGCTCAGAAGGCTGGCATTAGGAGTTATGGCCGAAGCATTTATAGAAATCCCAGGTGCCCTGAGTGTATGAGCAAACACCATTAG
- the LOC114388520 gene encoding shaggy-related protein kinase eta-like: MTEDKEMSSSVTNGDDSLTGHIISTTIGGKNGEPKQTISYMAERVVGTGSFGIVFQAKCLETGEAVAIKKVLQDRRYKNRELQLMRVLDHPNVISLKHCFFSTTSTDELFLNLVMEYVPESMYRVIKHYTNANQRMPIIYVKLYMYQIFRGLAYIHTVPKVCHRDLKPQNILVDPLTHQVKLCDFGSAKVLVKGEANISYICSRFYRAPELIFGATEYTSSIDIWSAGCVLAELLLGQPLFPGENAVDQLVHIIKVLGTPTREEVRCMNPNYNDFRFPQIKAHPWHKIFHKKMPPEAIDLASRLLQYSPSLRCTALEACAHPFFDELREPHARLPNGRPFPPLFNFKQELSEASPVLVNKLIPDHVKRQIGLQFVPPAGS; encoded by the exons ATGACTGAGGATAAG GAGATGTCTTCCTCTGTCACCAATGGCGATGATTCCCTCACTGGTCACATCATATCTACAACTATTGGAGGCAAAAATGGGGAACCCAAACAG ACTATTAGTTACATGGCAGAACGGGTTGTAGGAACTGGATCATTTGGAATTGTTTTCCAG GCAAAATGCTTGGAAACTGGGGAAGCAGTGGCTATTAAAAAGGTTTTACAGGACAGAAGATACAAGAATCGCGAACTACAGTTAATGCGTGTTTTGGATCATCCAAATGTGATCTCTTTGAAGCATTGTTTCTTTTCAACTACAAGTACAGATGAgctttttcttaatttggtgATGGAATATGTTCCAGAGTCTATGTATAGAGTCATTAAGCACTATACCAATGCTAATCAAAGAATGCCAATCATCTATGTAAAACTTTATATGTACCAG ATTTTCAGGGGGCTGGCTTATATACACACTGTGCCCAAAGTTTGCCACAGAGACTTGAAGCCTCAAAATATATTG GTGGATCCTCTTACACACCAAGTGAAGCTATGTGATTTTGGAAGTGCAAAAGTTCTA GTAAAAGGTGAAGCTAATATATCATACATATGTTCACGATTCTATCGTGCTCCAGAACTTATATTTGGTGCCACAGAGTATACAAGTTCAATTGATATTTGGTCAGCTGGCTGTGTCCTTGCTGAGCTTCTTTTGGGCCAG CCATTATTCCCTGGCGAAAATGCAGTAGACCAGCTCGTACATATTATAAAG GTGCTTGGCACACCCACTCGAGAGGAAGTACGCTGTATGAATCCCAATTACAATGACTTTAGGTTTCCACAGATAAAAGCACACCCATGGCACAAG ATATTCCACAAAAAGATGCCTCCAGAAGCAATTGATCTTGCATCCCGGCTTTTGCAATACTCCCCAAGTCTCCGATGCACTGcg CTTGAAGCATGTGCACATCCTTTCTTTGATGAACTTCGAGAACCCCATGCTCGCCTGCCAAATGGTCGTCCATTTCCTCCTCTATTTAACTTCAAACAGGAA TTATCTGAAGCATCTCCAGTGCTTGTTAACAAATTGATACCTGACCACGTGAAGCGGCAAATAGGGCTGCAATTTGTTCCTCCAGCAGGATCATGA